A genomic stretch from Malus domestica chromosome 15, GDT2T_hap1 includes:
- the LOC108169507 gene encoding uncharacterized protein, which translates to MSKEISSSVIHCKDARQMWLDLQERFSHVNIVQLFHIENEIHGCVQGNMTVSSYFTKLKGLWDERDVLCSIPACSCDTKKEIISYVETQKTMKFLMGLNDSYSTVRSNTLLLEPLPTVNKAYSLVLRHERQAEVSTGKHLSQPEAAVFAVKNGGRENEQEDGNLRCGKCNKTNHITKHCRAHLKCTFCGWKGHSFEYCRKRKAAAEPEQNRPSSAKGNHVAVHDKKDGMPNFPFSQEDCKQILAMLNKNKSSFANHVGNSSNNEKLSGPTLGEDDWDGI; encoded by the exons ATGTCCAAAGAAATCTCAAGTAGTGTCATCCACTGTAAAGATGCAAGGCAGATGTGGCTTGATTTGCAAGAAAGGTTTTCCCATGTGAACATTGTTCAATTGTTTCACATAGAAAATGAGATCCATGGCTGTGTACAAGGCAACATGACGGTGAGTTCGTACTTCACTAAATTAAAAGGGCTTTGGGACGAACGTGATGTACTGTGTTCTATCCCTGCATGTAGTTGCGACACGAAAAAGGAGATTATTTCTTATGTTGAAACCCAGAAAACCATGAAGTTTCTCATGGGTTTAAACGATTCATATTCCACCGTTCGAAGTAATACTCTCCTCCTTGAGCCTTTACCAACAGTGAACAAGGCCTATTCCCTTGTTCTTCGTCATGAGAGGCAGGCAGAAGTCTCAACTGGAAAGCATCTTTCTCAACCTGAAGCGGCAGTCTTTGCCGTGAAAAATGGTGGCCGAGAAAATGAACAAGAAGACGGAAATCTTCGTTGCGGGAAATGTAACAAGACGAACCATATTACCAAGCACTGCCGAGCACACCTCAAGTGCACTTTTTGTGGATGGAAAGGTCATTCATTCGAATATTGTCGCAAGCGCAAAGCAGCTGCTGAACCTGAACAAAATCGCCCATCTTCTGCTAAGGGTAATCATGTTGCAGTGCATGACAAGAAGGACGGGATGCCCAATTTTCCCTTCTCTCAGGAGGATTGCAAACAGATACTTGCGATGTTAAACAAGAACAAGTCATCCTTTGCGAATCACGTTGGTAATTCATCAAACAATGAAAAACTCTCAG GACCTACGCTCGGGGAAGATGATTGGGATGGGATTTAA